The Thermodesulfovibrionales bacterium genomic sequence GATTCGACGAGAATAAGTTCTTCATCGAAAAGACCTTGAGAGACGCCGCGACCGAGAGGGAATTGCTGCGATCCCAGATCAACAGCCTCGAGACGCGCGTGAAGGAGCTGAGCGAGCGATTGCCGAAGCCATCGGAAACGACTTCCCATAGTGTAGCTGCAGAGGCCCAGGCGAGTAAGAAAGAGGAGAGGGAGCAGAAGAAAGAGAATGCCGTCAAAGCGCCGAAGACGGTCCCCGAAGAAATCGACGATGACCCTGTCAAGGCCTATGAGACCGCTTACAGCCTCTTCGAGGAAAAGGAGTACAGAGAGGCACGAGACAGGTTCGCCGCATTCCTGAAGAAGTTCCCAAAGGACAGCCGGGCCGAGAACGCTCAGTTCTGGATAGCCGAGAGCTACTTCGCCGAGAAAAACTATGAAGACGCCATCCTGGCTTACGAATCAATGATCAAGTCCTATCCACAGAGCAAGAAGATGGCCGGTGCCCTTTATAAACAGGGCCTCTCCTTCAGCGAACTCAGCGACAACAAGACGGCAAAGGTCATCTTCCAGAAACTCATCGAGAAGTACCCTGATACAAAGCAGGCTGACATGGCGAAGAAGAAGATAGCAGAGATGGATAAAAAACCGGCAAAGACGAAGTCGAAACGTTCTTGAAGAAGCAGGGGCATGGGGCTCAGGGACAGGTTCGATCGAACCATAGACTATCTCCGCATCTCCGTCACCGACAGATGTAACCTCAGGTGCGTCTACTGCATGCCCGCCGGCGGGATCGATCTCTTCGAACACAGAGAGATCTTATCGTACGAGGAGATCGTCAGGGTCGTCGGCATCGCCGCCGGCCTCGGGGTGAGGAAGATACGGATTACGGGGGGGGAACCGCTCGCCAGGAGAAACGTCTCCCGTCTCGTTTCATCCCTTCGGTCGATAGCAGGCATTGAGGACATCAGCCTCACGACGAACGGCACGCTCCTCGAGCGGTATGCGAGGGAGCTTGCGGATGCCGGTCTGAACCGTGTCAATATCAGCCTCGATTCCTTAAGGCCGGACAGGTACCGGGAAATCACGCGCGGCGGCGAACTCGACCAGGTGATGCAGGGTATAGGGGCGGCTGAAGATGCGGGATTGCTGCCGGTGAAGATAAACATGGTGCCGGTAAAGTTTCTCAATGAAGACGAAATTGAAGATTTTGGCCGGCTGACCCTGAGTGCGCCCTACCACGTGAGGTTCATCGAGTTCATGCCGATCGGTGCGAAGGATCTCTGGAGCGAAGAGAAGTACATCTCGACGGATACGATAAAATCGGTCGCCGAAAGGATCGGCCCGCTGATCCCCCTCCGGCTCCGGAAGACAGGGCCGGCGCGGTATTTCAGGTTCGAAGGCGCTCCCGGCGTTATCGGATTCATCAGC encodes the following:
- the ybgF gene encoding tol-pal system protein YbgF encodes the protein MTSRSAVVLLFFSLLILSGCVSTTDFDASRRDIIQLKKDTSELKKDMTDIKKQVTGAAKEETFNAVRESQTSLYSQVSDLSKDVRVLSGRFDENKFFIEKTLRDAATERELLRSQINSLETRVKELSERLPKPSETTSHSVAAEAQASKKEEREQKKENAVKAPKTVPEEIDDDPVKAYETAYSLFEEKEYREARDRFAAFLKKFPKDSRAENAQFWIAESYFAEKNYEDAILAYESMIKSYPQSKKMAGALYKQGLSFSELSDNKTAKVIFQKLIEKYPDTKQADMAKKKIAEMDKKPAKTKSKRS
- the moaA gene encoding GTP 3',8-cyclase MoaA, yielding MGLRDRFDRTIDYLRISVTDRCNLRCVYCMPAGGIDLFEHREILSYEEIVRVVGIAAGLGVRKIRITGGEPLARRNVSRLVSSLRSIAGIEDISLTTNGTLLERYARELADAGLNRVNISLDSLRPDRYREITRGGELDQVMQGIGAAEDAGLLPVKINMVPVKFLNEDEIEDFGRLTLSAPYHVRFIEFMPIGAKDLWSEEKYISTDTIKSVAERIGPLIPLRLRKTGPARYFRFEGAPGVIGFISALTHHFCGDCNRLRITADGRLRPCLFSETEIDLKPALRSFSSDREIERLLRLAIEVKPEGHHIPERTDLLSLKSMSRIGG